In Drosophila yakuba strain Tai18E2 chromosome 2R, Prin_Dyak_Tai18E2_2.1, whole genome shotgun sequence, a single genomic region encodes these proteins:
- the LOC26535569 gene encoding uncharacterized protein LOC26535569 isoform X1, whose product MEKNNKCCKQVKEHGAPNPPPLNGHKQLKFRDLEYRSRKEKIKSTENMPKTCKHHCTTNKHQRRQDHHCDHKKHSCKDRESPVNHEQHFHRAHNTFSKKCSNGNYQPAQNQQCQQQSKLKVERQPSPIYTPKQPIRPVYFPNDSKKQKEVIEKGCGDRLLYKNLSFEAYPSSKSEHGEGEGGGNVKEPPLRLSHQKQKKDSFDHLKAAKAHCQAVGERFQKFALCSKGSSSNDSKSKPSGVTVISAKSGDDLRAAVRSQIEVQEALNAFTLEVKNKREEVHPDEKSFSAKPKKSRRATSDTKTEKTVVPTAGSPQLSILTPDNLELVNLCDSSSEVTKILEPVIRNIQRMYLNTLKDEMTLMEYLAKVPTLIIKAYKQQTDKKEQNSPTEC is encoded by the exons ATggagaaaaacaacaaatgttgTAAGCAAGTAAAGGAACATGGGGCGCCAAATCCACCA CCACTTAACGGCCATAAGCAGCTTAAATTCAGGGACCTGGAATACCGTTCGCGTAAGGAGAAAATTAAATCTACAGAGAATATGCCTAAGACCTGCAAACACCATTgtacaacaaataaacatcaGAGAAGACAAGACCATCATTGCGATCATAAAAAACATTCGTGCAAAGATCGTGAATCCCCTGTTAACCATGAACAGCACTTTCATCGTGCTCATAACACGTTTTCCAAAAAGTGTTCCAATGGTAATTATCAACCGGCCCAAAATCAACAG TGTCAACAGCAGTCGAAATTGAAGGTAGAGAGGCAACCCAGTCCAATTTACACACCGAAACAGCCAATTCGTCCAGTATATTTTCCTAATGATAGCAAGAAGCAGAAGGAAGTCATTGAAAAAGGCTGTGGGGACCGCCTCCTCTATAAGAATCTGTCCTTCGAAGCGTACCCATCTAGTAAAAGTGAGCACGGTgagggggaagggggtggTAATGTTAAGGAACCTCCACTTCGGTTAAGCCACCAGAAGCAAAAGAAAGACTCATTTGACCACCTTAAAGCGGCCAAGGCTCATTGCCAGGCTGTTGGCGAACGATTCCAGAAGTTCGCTCTTTGCAGTAAGGGCTCCTCCTCCAACGACTCCAAATCGAAACCGTCCGGAGTAACAGTGATCAGTGCGAAAAGCGGAGACGATCTCAGAGCAGCAGTTCGGTCTCAAATAGAAGTCCAAGAGGCCTTGAACGCGTTTACACTTGAAGTGAAGAATAAAAGGGAGGAAGTACACCCCGATGAGAAATCCTTTAGTGCCAAGCCAAAAAAGAGCAGAAGAGCTACGTCCGATACGAAAACTGAGAAAACAGTGGTTCCCACAGCCGGGAGTCCCCAATTAAGTATCCTTACGCCAGACAATCTAGAACTCGTAAATCTATGTGACAGTTCTAGTGAAGTAACTAAAATACTTGAACCGGTTATCAGAAACATTCAACGCATGTATCTGAACACTCTGAAAGACGAAATGACCCTCATGGAGTATCTGGCTAAGGTCCCGACATTAATCATAAAAGCTTATAAGCAACAAACCGATAAAAAAGAGCAAAACAGCCCAACGGAAtgttaa
- the LOC26535569 gene encoding uncharacterized protein LOC26535569 isoform X2, translating into MEKNNKCCKQVKEHGAPNPPPLNGHKQLKFRDLEYRSRKEKIKSTENMPKTCKHHCTTNKHQRRQDHHCDHKKHSCKDRESPVNHEQHFHRAHNTFSKKCSNGNYQPAQNQQQSKLKVERQPSPIYTPKQPIRPVYFPNDSKKQKEVIEKGCGDRLLYKNLSFEAYPSSKSEHGEGEGGGNVKEPPLRLSHQKQKKDSFDHLKAAKAHCQAVGERFQKFALCSKGSSSNDSKSKPSGVTVISAKSGDDLRAAVRSQIEVQEALNAFTLEVKNKREEVHPDEKSFSAKPKKSRRATSDTKTEKTVVPTAGSPQLSILTPDNLELVNLCDSSSEVTKILEPVIRNIQRMYLNTLKDEMTLMEYLAKVPTLIIKAYKQQTDKKEQNSPTEC; encoded by the exons ATggagaaaaacaacaaatgttgTAAGCAAGTAAAGGAACATGGGGCGCCAAATCCACCA CCACTTAACGGCCATAAGCAGCTTAAATTCAGGGACCTGGAATACCGTTCGCGTAAGGAGAAAATTAAATCTACAGAGAATATGCCTAAGACCTGCAAACACCATTgtacaacaaataaacatcaGAGAAGACAAGACCATCATTGCGATCATAAAAAACATTCGTGCAAAGATCGTGAATCCCCTGTTAACCATGAACAGCACTTTCATCGTGCTCATAACACGTTTTCCAAAAAGTGTTCCAATGGTAATTATCAACCGGCCCAAAATCAACAG CAGTCGAAATTGAAGGTAGAGAGGCAACCCAGTCCAATTTACACACCGAAACAGCCAATTCGTCCAGTATATTTTCCTAATGATAGCAAGAAGCAGAAGGAAGTCATTGAAAAAGGCTGTGGGGACCGCCTCCTCTATAAGAATCTGTCCTTCGAAGCGTACCCATCTAGTAAAAGTGAGCACGGTgagggggaagggggtggTAATGTTAAGGAACCTCCACTTCGGTTAAGCCACCAGAAGCAAAAGAAAGACTCATTTGACCACCTTAAAGCGGCCAAGGCTCATTGCCAGGCTGTTGGCGAACGATTCCAGAAGTTCGCTCTTTGCAGTAAGGGCTCCTCCTCCAACGACTCCAAATCGAAACCGTCCGGAGTAACAGTGATCAGTGCGAAAAGCGGAGACGATCTCAGAGCAGCAGTTCGGTCTCAAATAGAAGTCCAAGAGGCCTTGAACGCGTTTACACTTGAAGTGAAGAATAAAAGGGAGGAAGTACACCCCGATGAGAAATCCTTTAGTGCCAAGCCAAAAAAGAGCAGAAGAGCTACGTCCGATACGAAAACTGAGAAAACAGTGGTTCCCACAGCCGGGAGTCCCCAATTAAGTATCCTTACGCCAGACAATCTAGAACTCGTAAATCTATGTGACAGTTCTAGTGAAGTAACTAAAATACTTGAACCGGTTATCAGAAACATTCAACGCATGTATCTGAACACTCTGAAAGACGAAATGACCCTCATGGAGTATCTGGCTAAGGTCCCGACATTAATCATAAAAGCTTATAAGCAACAAACCGATAAAAAAGAGCAAAACAGCCCAACGGAAtgttaa
- the LOC26535569 gene encoding uncharacterized protein LOC26535569 isoform X3 codes for MEKNNKCCKQVKEHGAPNPPPLNGHKQLKFRDLEYRSRKEKIKSTENMPKTCKHHCTTNKHQRRQDHHCDHKKHSCKDRESPVNHEQHFHRAHNTFSKKCSNGNYQPAQNQQSKLKVERQPSPIYTPKQPIRPVYFPNDSKKQKEVIEKGCGDRLLYKNLSFEAYPSSKSEHGEGEGGGNVKEPPLRLSHQKQKKDSFDHLKAAKAHCQAVGERFQKFALCSKGSSSNDSKSKPSGVTVISAKSGDDLRAAVRSQIEVQEALNAFTLEVKNKREEVHPDEKSFSAKPKKSRRATSDTKTEKTVVPTAGSPQLSILTPDNLELVNLCDSSSEVTKILEPVIRNIQRMYLNTLKDEMTLMEYLAKVPTLIIKAYKQQTDKKEQNSPTEC; via the exons ATggagaaaaacaacaaatgttgTAAGCAAGTAAAGGAACATGGGGCGCCAAATCCACCA CCACTTAACGGCCATAAGCAGCTTAAATTCAGGGACCTGGAATACCGTTCGCGTAAGGAGAAAATTAAATCTACAGAGAATATGCCTAAGACCTGCAAACACCATTgtacaacaaataaacatcaGAGAAGACAAGACCATCATTGCGATCATAAAAAACATTCGTGCAAAGATCGTGAATCCCCTGTTAACCATGAACAGCACTTTCATCGTGCTCATAACACGTTTTCCAAAAAGTGTTCCAATGGTAATTATCAACCGGCCCAAAATCAACAG TCGAAATTGAAGGTAGAGAGGCAACCCAGTCCAATTTACACACCGAAACAGCCAATTCGTCCAGTATATTTTCCTAATGATAGCAAGAAGCAGAAGGAAGTCATTGAAAAAGGCTGTGGGGACCGCCTCCTCTATAAGAATCTGTCCTTCGAAGCGTACCCATCTAGTAAAAGTGAGCACGGTgagggggaagggggtggTAATGTTAAGGAACCTCCACTTCGGTTAAGCCACCAGAAGCAAAAGAAAGACTCATTTGACCACCTTAAAGCGGCCAAGGCTCATTGCCAGGCTGTTGGCGAACGATTCCAGAAGTTCGCTCTTTGCAGTAAGGGCTCCTCCTCCAACGACTCCAAATCGAAACCGTCCGGAGTAACAGTGATCAGTGCGAAAAGCGGAGACGATCTCAGAGCAGCAGTTCGGTCTCAAATAGAAGTCCAAGAGGCCTTGAACGCGTTTACACTTGAAGTGAAGAATAAAAGGGAGGAAGTACACCCCGATGAGAAATCCTTTAGTGCCAAGCCAAAAAAGAGCAGAAGAGCTACGTCCGATACGAAAACTGAGAAAACAGTGGTTCCCACAGCCGGGAGTCCCCAATTAAGTATCCTTACGCCAGACAATCTAGAACTCGTAAATCTATGTGACAGTTCTAGTGAAGTAACTAAAATACTTGAACCGGTTATCAGAAACATTCAACGCATGTATCTGAACACTCTGAAAGACGAAATGACCCTCATGGAGTATCTGGCTAAGGTCCCGACATTAATCATAAAAGCTTATAAGCAACAAACCGATAAAAAAGAGCAAAACAGCCCAACGGAAtgttaa
- the LOC6529627 gene encoding uncharacterized protein LOC6529627, producing the protein MESFWQELKSLLKTLFCFVVALMLVPLLLLSFLCAHFGNELSNYVLSIKYPNLTISKSKKIRTLIDTPKNAGVFHFLLQMEGNCDFDRIRMAYAQHLTDLRDKTGMLRFPKLRQKLVTCWGHYAWVNDSSGFNINNHVLLSTHKYRGRPVTESNIQEYVSELATKYIPSDLPQWQVIVIPNSDSTLPYYILIKLHHLIIAEEEDLHVSEMLLLQDPHEKTVLTLSDALGDSSSPKLSRFVRKPEHISRLINHIIHLVICRWQKFIYEFESLETPDGSTSSSQVGNLSQLASLVVIVLVNVILGYMRSRTMLKKLKRRSVSYRNEVGRFQTMRLLLYRELDQRNLNWCVARNAAYKSLQPTNLAKVGTRFLWRLNLNHVLLLPYHIYCEFLAFGDVLIKGKTSYTSTYCARLHLYVPLLLYAQLEFFKIILELFQAPRNIYEVLFEQPTKELNILHKKSYAGRKIVTFGRSIDGAKLRTRNQGKFNSDLRESDFSLTCLAGAVHDYFNTFSGDLKVPNYLNTTCRTIDKGYFTDRSGDKSENIGGVVFLQLPLRQPDANHTKELHQIVERIRKQQIIIYLASIGQTKYSLLTSLLPHVITKIFINFFSYNFPITITEIYGATAEFQAVWGQKVQDVLLFRPPQSKTCLSLNLHRFGDNYRLAVMADTHLAPDHTVITRSFEQYMETITL; encoded by the exons ATGGAAAG TTTCTGGCAGGAACTGAAATCGCTGCTAAAGACCCTGTTCTGCTTTGTGGTTGCTCTGATGCTAGTGCCTTTGCTGCTGTTATCATTCCTGT GTGCTCACTTCGGCAACGAACTTTCCAACTATGTGCTGAGCATCAAGTACCCGAACCTGACCATCTCAAAGTCCAAGAAGATCCGGACTCTAATCGACACGCCGAAGAATGCGGGCGTTTTTCACTTCCTGCTGCAAATGGAGGGCAACTGTGACTTCGACAGGATACGGATGGCCTATGCCCAGCATCTGACTGATCTGAGGGACAAGACTGGGATGCTCAGGTTCCCCAAGCTGCGTCAAAAACTCGTCACCTGTTGGGGGCACTATGCGTGGGTGAATGATAGCAG TGGCTTCAACATCAACAACCACGTACTGCTCAGCACCCACAAGTACCGAGGTCGTCCAGTTACCGAATCGAATATCCAGGAGTATGTCAGCGAGCTGGCCACGAAGTACATCCCATCAGATCTTCCCCAGTGGCAGGTGATTGTGATCCCCAACTCGGATAGCACTCTTCCCTACTACATACTCATTAAGCTACACCACCTGATAATtgccgaggaggaggacctGCATGTGAGTGAGATGCTCCTGCTGCAGGATCCCCATGAAAAAACCGTATTGACTCTAAGCGATGCATTGGGAGACAGCTCGAGTCCAAAACTCTCCCGCTTTGTGCGAAAGCCGGAACACATTAGCAGACTCATCAATCACATAATCCATCTTGTCATCTGCCGTTGGCAGAAGTTCATCTACGAATTTGAATCTCTCGAAACTCCCGATGGCTCTACGTCCAGTAGTCAGGTGGGAAACCTAAGCCAGTTGGCTTCCTTGGTCGTAATTGTGCTGGTAAATGTCATCTTAGGCTACATGAGGAGTCGAACTATGCTCAAGAAACTAAAAAGACGTTCAGTCAGCTATCGAAATGAAGTGGGTCGCTTTCAAACAATGCGATTGCTTCTGTATAGGGAGTTAGACCAAAGAAATTTGAATTGGTGTGTGGCCAGAAATGCGGCTTATAAGAGCTTGCAGCCAACTAATTTGGCCAAGGTCGGTACACGTTTTCTTTGGCGACTAAATCTGAATCACGTTTTGCTCTTACCCTACCACATTTACTGTGAGTTTTTGGCCTTTGGTGATGTTTTGATCAAAGGCAAAACTTCGTATACTTCAACCTATTGCGCCAGACTCCACTTGTACGTACCCCTTCTACTTTACGCCCAATTGGAGTTTTTCAAAATTATCTTGGAGCTTTTTCAGGCCCCACGAAATATTTACGAAGTGCTCTTCGAACAGCCCACTAaggagttaaatattttgcataaaaagTCCTATGCCGGCAGGAAAATAGTCACCTTTGGGCGATCAATAGATGGAGCAAAACTAAGGACCCGAAATCAGGGTAAATTCAACAGTGATCTCCGAGAATCCGACTTTAGTTTAACTTGCTTGGCCGGGGCTGTTCACGATTACTTTAATACTTTCTCAGGGGACTTGAAAGTACCCAATTACTTGAACACCACTTGTAGGACCATAGATAAAGGGTACTTCACAGATCGCAGTGGGGATAAATCTGAAAATATTGGGGGTGTAGTGTTTCTGCAACTGCCTCTAAGGCAACCAGACGCAAATCACACCAAAGAACTCCATCAGATTGTTGAACGAATCAGAAAGCAACAgatcataatttatttagcttCTATTGGACAGACAAAGTACAGCCTGCTCACATCCCTTTTGCCTCATGTTATCACCAAAATATTCATCAACTTTTTCTCATACAACTTTCCCATCACAATTACTGAAATCTACGGAGCCACTGCTGAGTTTCAAGCGGTCTGGGGTCAGAAAGTCCAAGATGTTCTGCTCTTCCGACCACCACAATCGAAGACCTGTCTATCCCTAAATCTTCATCGCTTTGGGGACAACTATAGACTGGCTGTGATGGCGGATACCCACCTGGCCCCCGATCACACAGTAATCACCAGATCCTTCGAACAATATATGGAAACAATTACTCTGTAA